A stretch of Lactuca sativa cultivar Salinas chromosome 6, Lsat_Salinas_v11, whole genome shotgun sequence DNA encodes these proteins:
- the LOC111883257 gene encoding transcription factor E2FA isoform X1, whose amino-acid sequence MSEARAANRQAAQPPSQASIAGGGGGGGQILHPMRRHLPFSSTRPPFIPSDDYHRFSSPNNGNRVATTADQETEVLIVKSPPVKRKLGTDYNGVPSNEWTNLGYAATTNSPLHTPVSAKGTRINARSKVTKNTKSAPQTPVSNTGSPAPLTPVGSCRYDSSLGLLTKKFINLIKHAEDGILDLNNAADTLEVQKRRIYDITNVLEGIGLIEKKLKNRIRWKGLDSSKPGELEDDVALLQAEVQKLSMEEHKLDESIREMQERMSDLSEDNTNQKWLFVTEDDIKGLPCFQNETLIAIKAPHGTTLEVPDPDEAVDYPQRRYRIILRSTMGPIDVYLVSQFEEKFEDIEQAGAPLASNSGSDDNPTTEMTIDPHPQNVHGNTMNINTDNNNNNNSNNNNHNNNNNNNMSQDSPGRIMRILPSDVDNDADYWLLSDREVPLTDIWNTELGGIEWDGVDLLSEEFGLTEVGTPRASTPPDGHADVAFNTSLG is encoded by the exons ATGTCTGAAGCTCGAGCTGCAAACCGCCAGGCGGCGCAACCACCATCGCAAGCATCGATTGCcggtggaggaggaggaggaggacaGATCCTTCATCCAATGAGACGTCACTTACCTTTCTCCTCGACTAGACCGCCGTTTATTCCTTCCGATGACTACCACCGTTTCTCGTCCCCAAATAATGGTAATAGAGTCGCCACCACCGCCGATCAGGAAACTGAAGTCCTTATAGTTAAATCTCCG CCAGTGAAACGGAAGCTTGGAACAGACTACAATGGAGTTCCATCTAATGAGTGGACAAATCTTGGCTATGCTGCTACAACCAACAGTCCCCTTCACACTCCTGTATCTGCAAAAGGCACAAGGATAAATGCTCGTTCAAAGGTCACAAAGAACACCAAATCTGCCCCTCAAACCCCTGTTTCAAATACTG GTTCACCAGCTCCACTTACTCCTGTTGGAAGCTGCAGATATGATAGCTCACTTG GCCTTTTGACAAAAAAGTTCATCAACCTCATCAAGCATGCTGAAGATGGCATTCTTGATTTGAATAATGCTGCTGATACATTGGAG GTTCAGAAGAGGcgtatatatgatataacaaatGTTCTTGAAGGAATTGGTTTAATTGAAAAGAAGCTCAAAAATAGAATCCGGTGGAA AGGCCTTGACTCTTCAAAACCTGGTGAATTAGAGGATGATGTTGCTCTGTTACAG GCAGAAGTTCAAAAGCTTTCAATGGAAGAACATAAATTAGATGAAAGCAttag GGAAATGCAAGAAAGAATGAGTGACTTGAGTGAAGATAACACTAACCAAAA ATGGCTCTTTGTTACAGAAGATGACATAAAAGGCCTTCCATGCTTCCAG AATGAAACCTTGATAGCAATTAAGGCTCCACATGGGACCACTCTTGAAGTTCCTGATCCAGATGAG GCTGTGGATTACCCACAAAGAAGATACAGAATAATCCTGAGAAGCACAATGGGCCCCATTGATGTATATCTTGTCAG TCAATTTGAAGAGAAATTTGAAGATATTGAACAAGCAGGGGCCCCACTTGCTTCAAATTCTGGATCAGATGATAATCCAACAACAGAAATGACAATCGATCCACACCCACAAAATGTTCATGGCAATACCATGAATATCAAcactgataataataataataataatagtaataataataatcataataataataataataataacatgtcTCAAGATTCTCCTGGGAGGATTATGAGAATTCTTCCTTCAGATGTTGAT AATGATGCGGACTACTGGCTTTTATCAGACAGAGAAGTTCCCCTTACAGATATCTGGAACACCGAGT TAGGTGGAATCGAATGGGATGGTGTTGACTTGCTTAGTGAAGAATTTGGGTTGACCGAAGTGGGGACGCCAAGGGCAAGCACACCGCCAGATGGACATGCTGATGTGGCGTTTAATACGAGTCTTGGGTGA
- the LOC111883257 gene encoding transcription factor E2FA isoform X2, producing the protein MSEARAANRQAAQPPSQASIAGGGGGGGQILHPMRRHLPFSSTRPPFIPSDDYHRFSSPNNGNRVATTADQETEVLIPVKRKLGTDYNGVPSNEWTNLGYAATTNSPLHTPVSAKGTRINARSKVTKNTKSAPQTPVSNTGSPAPLTPVGSCRYDSSLGLLTKKFINLIKHAEDGILDLNNAADTLEVQKRRIYDITNVLEGIGLIEKKLKNRIRWKGLDSSKPGELEDDVALLQAEVQKLSMEEHKLDESIREMQERMSDLSEDNTNQKWLFVTEDDIKGLPCFQNETLIAIKAPHGTTLEVPDPDEAVDYPQRRYRIILRSTMGPIDVYLVSQFEEKFEDIEQAGAPLASNSGSDDNPTTEMTIDPHPQNVHGNTMNINTDNNNNNNSNNNNHNNNNNNNMSQDSPGRIMRILPSDVDNDADYWLLSDREVPLTDIWNTELGGIEWDGVDLLSEEFGLTEVGTPRASTPPDGHADVAFNTSLG; encoded by the exons ATGTCTGAAGCTCGAGCTGCAAACCGCCAGGCGGCGCAACCACCATCGCAAGCATCGATTGCcggtggaggaggaggaggaggacaGATCCTTCATCCAATGAGACGTCACTTACCTTTCTCCTCGACTAGACCGCCGTTTATTCCTTCCGATGACTACCACCGTTTCTCGTCCCCAAATAATGGTAATAGAGTCGCCACCACCGCCGATCAGGAAACTGAAGTCCTTATA CCAGTGAAACGGAAGCTTGGAACAGACTACAATGGAGTTCCATCTAATGAGTGGACAAATCTTGGCTATGCTGCTACAACCAACAGTCCCCTTCACACTCCTGTATCTGCAAAAGGCACAAGGATAAATGCTCGTTCAAAGGTCACAAAGAACACCAAATCTGCCCCTCAAACCCCTGTTTCAAATACTG GTTCACCAGCTCCACTTACTCCTGTTGGAAGCTGCAGATATGATAGCTCACTTG GCCTTTTGACAAAAAAGTTCATCAACCTCATCAAGCATGCTGAAGATGGCATTCTTGATTTGAATAATGCTGCTGATACATTGGAG GTTCAGAAGAGGcgtatatatgatataacaaatGTTCTTGAAGGAATTGGTTTAATTGAAAAGAAGCTCAAAAATAGAATCCGGTGGAA AGGCCTTGACTCTTCAAAACCTGGTGAATTAGAGGATGATGTTGCTCTGTTACAG GCAGAAGTTCAAAAGCTTTCAATGGAAGAACATAAATTAGATGAAAGCAttag GGAAATGCAAGAAAGAATGAGTGACTTGAGTGAAGATAACACTAACCAAAA ATGGCTCTTTGTTACAGAAGATGACATAAAAGGCCTTCCATGCTTCCAG AATGAAACCTTGATAGCAATTAAGGCTCCACATGGGACCACTCTTGAAGTTCCTGATCCAGATGAG GCTGTGGATTACCCACAAAGAAGATACAGAATAATCCTGAGAAGCACAATGGGCCCCATTGATGTATATCTTGTCAG TCAATTTGAAGAGAAATTTGAAGATATTGAACAAGCAGGGGCCCCACTTGCTTCAAATTCTGGATCAGATGATAATCCAACAACAGAAATGACAATCGATCCACACCCACAAAATGTTCATGGCAATACCATGAATATCAAcactgataataataataataataatagtaataataataatcataataataataataataataacatgtcTCAAGATTCTCCTGGGAGGATTATGAGAATTCTTCCTTCAGATGTTGAT AATGATGCGGACTACTGGCTTTTATCAGACAGAGAAGTTCCCCTTACAGATATCTGGAACACCGAGT TAGGTGGAATCGAATGGGATGGTGTTGACTTGCTTAGTGAAGAATTTGGGTTGACCGAAGTGGGGACGCCAAGGGCAAGCACACCGCCAGATGGACATGCTGATGTGGCGTTTAATACGAGTCTTGGGTGA